CATATCAATCAAAAAGGTCTTACAAACTGGAACAAAGCGATCACTTAAATAAGTGTAATAAATCCAGTCATTGAATAAAAAGTAATCTGAGTTATAAAAAAGATGGACTGCATCATAACTAATCACCAGAAGATATTAGAAATTATACTGATAAATCCATTCCAGATTATTTTTATATTTAAATTTTGTTGATTTCAAATCATTATCGGTAATTAATGAAAATACCAAAAAAAATTTGAGATTATAACAAGTGAATATATTTCCACGACAACAGCGGTTTTGGGAAATCATTTATAATTGCATTTTAATATCACCACTCTTTACAATTTATATTTATTCTGATAATTTGGTGAATGGTCGTTATACACTGAAATATTTCTATTTTGTAATGACTGGTATTGTAATAATAAGTCTCGTATCTATAATAACATTATTTAAAAACAAGGCAATAACGATAAGTAATATTGATTGTTTGATCATAATATTCTACTTATATCTCTTTGTACGAATGGTGTTCACGTCCAATGTCCCCCTTGAAAACACGCGTTTTATCACATATACAGTCTTACTGGTTTTGTATTTTATATGGAAAAATCAATTCAAAAATAATCATTTTTACCAGGTATACATGTTTGGTTTATTAATGGTTGCCTCGGGGCAGGCTATATATGGATTGATGCAATTCTATCATATAATACCCTTACCCCCCACAATCGGCTTATTCAAAGTAACCGGTAATTTTGGCAACCCTTCACCGTATGCATCATTCCTCGGTCCGTTGGTTCCTTTATCGTTAGGAATCTATTTGTTGACAGATACATCAGCACCTCTGAGAGACGAAATAAAGAATATTTCCTTCATAACTTTTTTACTTTTAGTGCTGATATTACCGGCAACACACAGCCGTGCGTCATGGATTGCCGCCGGGATAACTTCTTTACTTATTTTAAATAGAAAATGGAACGTTATCTTCCGGCTGAAAGATATGATCCATTCACGCTTTTACCGAATTAGTTTGATTGTATTGTTGCTTCTTATTTTTAGCGCTGGTGCTGTCAGCTTATATCATTTCAAAAAAGATTCCGCTCTCGGTCGCCTTATTCAATGGAAAATTTCCACTCAGTTGATTGCAGAAAAGCCCGTATTCGGTCATGGGTATAATCAATTTGAACGTATCTATAATGACCGGCAGGCGGAATATTTTTCAACCGGTAAACGTTCTGAACAGGAAAAACGAATTGCCTCTTATACCATTCACGCTCATAATGATTATTTGGAATTATGGACGGAAACCGGTTTTATAGGATTGTTGCTTTTCCTGGCAATTGTATCATTCGCACTTATTAAAACGAAAAACACAAATCTAAATTATACCATGAAAGTTGCTTTGTTGGCATTTCTTATAGAAGCACTGTTTACCTTTCCATTTCACATTTTACCTCAACTCATTGTTTTTACAAGTATGCTCGCTTTTATCGGCAGTAATTTGAAATCAGAGAGAATCATGAGCTATCCTAAAGTACTGTCGGTGGCAGGTCTTTTATTCGTATCAATATGTGCCGGCCGTCAGGCAAACAATTATAATGCGCACAAAATCTGGCATCAGGCCAATATGTTATCCTCCGGTCAGGTGTATGAAGCTGCAGATAAGCTCTATGAAAGTTTATATCCTGTTTTAAAATCCAACGGGGCTTATTTATTGAATTACGGCGGTACCCTGACATTGAAAAAACAGTATAACAAGGCGATTCCAATTCTTCAAAACGCATTATTATTCAGTAATGATCCCAATATTCATCTATCGCTTGGGAATTGTTACCTTGAGTCGGGAGACTACCGTCAGGCGGAAAAATATTATCAAAAAGCGGAGGCCATAGAGCCCTATAAATTTTATCCGAAATACCTTTTAGTCAAATTGTACGCAAAAACGGCAGACGAAGAAAAACTTTGCCGGAAATGCAAAGAGATTCTAGCAATGAATATCAAAGTGCATTCTACAGCCGTTGATCAAATAAAAAAAGACGTCATGACTCTCACAGGCGGGTGTCGCGAACCCGGCGGTGTAAATGAAAGTGTAAACAAAAAAAGAAAGGAGAAGCCATGAAAACCAAATGGTGGAAAAAAGCCTGTATTGGTCTCTTTGTGGTGGCGATGTTGATGAACCTCACGGTTTATTTTGATTCAGCCGGAGAACGTTCATCGGATCTGAATCTCGGAAATCTGAATGTGAATCTCTTTCAGAAAGCCTATGGGTATACTGTCACAAGTTGTACAGAACTCGGGTGTTGGGGTGGTACACAAAAATGTGGCGAATACACTGTGGGTGATAACGGAACCAGATATTGCTACCAGAAAGAAGGCGATTATTAAGTAAAATTCGGGTGGTTATACAATTGTATAGCCACCCGTGTAAATCCAGGAGGTCCGTTAATGAAATTAAAAACAGTGACAATATTAATATTATATCTTCTTTTAATTTCTTGTGGGAAGAATAAAGATATTGACGATTCATTTAAATCTTTAGATAGTAGTATCAAAAATGTTATCCTCCATAGTTATAATAAAAGTAAAAAAGAAAAGCAATCATCACACAAAAGGAATTTTAAATCTACACCTGAATTGATTAAAAAATTTTATATTGGTGATTCGGTTTTTAATCCGGGATTTATGGACGGAATTGACAGTAGTCTATATATCTTAGATCTCAGTAGTATGAGAATTAACGAGATAAACTATACGTTAGGCAGAGTAAATAATTCTTTTGGCAAAGGGAAGGGACATGGGCCAGGTGAATTAATAAGACCAACTGATATGGTTGTTGCTGATCATGTTTACATATCAGACGTAAGCAAAGGAACCATTGAAATATATTCTTTAAACGGTACATATTTAAACACCATTAAATTGAATTCCTGCTCACCATATAAATTTATAATTACCAAAAACCATGATATTATAATAAACAATGAATTAGATCTTATATTCCCATTTTATAAATATAATTCAGAAGGAGCGTTTTTAAAAAAATTCGGAACCAATCTTATATTAAGGAACATTAAATCTGGTCTTTTTCATGATATGAAATTATGTACTGTTTCAGATACTTCATTCTTACAATTACCAATAAGGTTGGGAGTTATTGGTTTATATAAAAATGATGAACTTGTATTAATAAAAGAAACAATTGATGGCAAACAAATTAAGCCGGATGGAATAATATATGGTGAAAATTATGTTCATACTGATAAATTGAATTATTTATACACATCTTTATTTGAAACAAGAAATGGTAATTTCCTGATACTATATAGTAAAAAATCAAAAAAAGGAATTAAAGAAGGAGTGTTTGATGTATATAATATTAACACTCTAAATTATTTAACAAGTTTTAAACTTGAAGGAAATATTTACGGAATATCTTTAATAATTGATAAACTTTTAACATTGGATCATGACTCAGTTAGTCTTTGGGATATAAGTAAGATAATTGAGGATAATAAATGAAAAAAATTGTTATATACTATATATCAGTTATGATTGCCGTTATTTTGATATTTATAATAAATATGAACTATAAAAAAATCTCTAAATATGTTGATACTTTTCTAAAATTCAAATTTAATCAAGTGAAAAATATATCAGAAAATCAAATGAAAGGTGAGGGAACTTATATAGATTTACCTCAACATATTATAAATGACAAGAAAAGAATACTAGGGAAAATTATAGATATATCACAAATCGAATTTGCTAATATTACTTCACCTTATAAGTATTTATGGGTAATTCATGAATCTGATTGTGAAAGTTGCATTGAAAAAGCAGTCTTATTAATAAAGAATTTGGGGGAATACGATATTTATAATATTGTTTATTTATGTGACTCGGGGGTAAAAAATATACCTTCTAATAATTCCAACATTATTATTTGTTCTGAAGTTGATAGTTTTCTTAATACAATAAAATATGTAAGTACTCCCGTTATTTTTAAAATTGATTATAATAGTAATATTGTAACAGATGTATTTTTCCCAGGAATAGATTCAGAGATTTACTTTGAACACTTTATAACTAATTATCCTTATGAATAGAAGACAGCTACCGGAAAAAAAACCATGCGATTTGTATCCCTTTTCATCATCATTTCTCTGTTGATGTCCTGTTCCAAAGATAAACGAAATGCACAGTATTTTGAAAACTATCATCAGTTTTCATCATTTCCAGAGGAACGATACGCTGAGATTCAGCCATTAATGCATGAAGGGTTTAATTTACCCCCTTTTTATTTTACATTAATTTTTAACAATTACTTAATATTTGAAAACTCCTCGAATGATAAGGAAACGATGATTCAGATTTATAATATGAATAATGGTACAATCATAAACAAATTTGGCAGACAGGGGCAAGGAGAAGGGGAATTTCTTGGAATTAAATTTTTAAATGTTGATAGTAATGCTTTAGGAATATACGATGTAACCTTATGCCGGATAACGTATTACACGATTGATAAATTGCTATCAGGATTTTCAAAGCCGGATTCCATGAAAAAAGTATCCACGGATTTTGGGATTCCTTACTTTATTCAGAAAATTGATTCCAACCGCTATGTGGCCAGTGGGATGTTTCATCCTAACCGGTATGCTATTCTGGACCGGAACCTGAACATCATCAGCACTCATCTGCCTGTTCCACAAAAACTGCTGGACCTGGCAAATAATAAATACACATACAGTTTTTATCATGCCGGCATTCTTTATAATGACAGTTTGAAACGATTGGCTGTCGGGATGACAACGTATGATATGCTGCAAATCCTGAATACGGATATTGAAGTCATAAAATCAGTCCACGGACCGGATCACAACTTTCCGGACTGGACGGGAAAGCAAAAATTATCACCTGAAGGTTATTCACCTTTAACCGGAAGTACACATAAGATTTACGGCGTTTACTCCGGGGAAACGCCTTCAACAATCAATGACTGGATCAAATCTTTCGGGAAAAACATTCATATCTTTGATTGGGAAGGGCGTCCCTTGAAACGAATCCGAACCGATTACAGGATCGGTAATATTGTCATATCCGAATCACAAAAAAGGCTCTATCTTGTGTATTACGATGAGGAGTATTTCCGGTTTGGGTATATTGAATTGCTGGAGGATGAGATATGATGCCTGTTTCTAAATTCTTCCGGACAACATGGAGATACCTGATGGTTGCTTTGATCCTTGCCGTAGGAATAATCTTTGCTTTCAATTTTGTGAATAAACCGAATAGTACTC
This window of the Candidatus Neomarinimicrobiota bacterium genome carries:
- a CDS encoding BF3164 family lipoprotein, translated to MRFVSLFIIISLLMSCSKDKRNAQYFENYHQFSSFPEERYAEIQPLMHEGFNLPPFYFTLIFNNYLIFENSSNDKETMIQIYNMNNGTIINKFGRQGQGEGEFLGIKFLNVDSNALGIYDVTLCRITYYTIDKLLSGFSKPDSMKKVSTDFGIPYFIQKIDSNRYVASGMFHPNRYAILDRNLNIISTHLPVPQKLLDLANNKYTYSFYHAGILYNDSLKRLAVGMTTYDMLQILNTDIEVIKSVHGPDHNFPDWTGKQKLSPEGYSPLTGSTHKIYGVYSGETPSTINDWIKSFGKNIHIFDWEGRPLKRIRTDYRIGNIVISESQKRLYLVYYDEEYFRFGYIELLEDEI